In one Pseudarthrobacter oxydans genomic region, the following are encoded:
- a CDS encoding HAD family hydrolase codes for MTTLTETSVAGNDDRRDNNNNGRKLMVALDVDGTLVDHDGHMSQGVRESAQAVVAAGHEVMIATGRSLKATLPIIEKIGIERGYAVCCNGGVTLRLHPALDGGYEVIHKATFDPAPALRALRERLPSAKYALEDADGNFLSTERFQDPSFGVEAIGVDFHTMLEATAVRVVVFSTENTPEEFNEAIEHVGLAGVTYSVGWTAWLDIAAAGVTKASALENLRGRLGIERHLTVAIGDGRNDIEMLTWAGRGVAMGQAPEEVIAVANEVTHSVFDDGAAHVLRSLL; via the coding sequence ATGACAACGCTGACTGAAACCTCAGTCGCCGGCAACGATGACCGGCGAGATAACAACAACAACGGCCGCAAGCTGATGGTCGCACTGGACGTGGACGGCACGCTGGTGGACCACGACGGCCACATGTCCCAGGGTGTCCGGGAATCGGCGCAGGCCGTAGTGGCAGCCGGGCACGAGGTGATGATCGCCACGGGCCGTTCGCTCAAGGCCACCTTGCCCATCATCGAGAAAATCGGGATTGAGCGCGGCTACGCCGTCTGCTGCAACGGCGGCGTGACGCTGCGGCTCCATCCGGCACTGGACGGCGGCTACGAGGTCATCCACAAGGCCACGTTCGACCCCGCACCCGCACTCCGGGCACTGCGCGAGCGGCTTCCTTCTGCCAAGTATGCGCTGGAGGATGCGGACGGAAACTTCCTGTCCACCGAGCGCTTCCAGGACCCGAGTTTCGGCGTCGAGGCCATCGGCGTCGATTTCCACACCATGCTTGAAGCCACGGCAGTGCGCGTGGTGGTCTTCAGCACCGAAAACACCCCGGAAGAGTTCAATGAGGCCATTGAACACGTGGGCCTCGCCGGCGTCACCTACTCCGTGGGCTGGACCGCGTGGCTGGACATCGCCGCCGCCGGCGTGACCAAAGCCAGCGCGCTGGAAAACCTCCGCGGCAGGCTCGGCATCGAACGGCATCTCACGGTGGCCATCGGCGACGGCCGCAACGACATCGAGATGCTCACCTGGGCAGGACGCGGAGTGGCCATGGGCCAGGCGCCGGAGGAAGTCATCGCCGTCGCCAACGAGGTCACCCACTCAGTGTTCGACGACGGCGCGGCCCACGTGCTGCGCAGCCTGCTGTAG
- a CDS encoding histidine phosphatase family protein, whose amino-acid sequence MTLTTFALIRHGQTDWNAQRRLQGSTDIPLNDVGRAQARDAVDVLSAYEWDAIVSSPLSRAAETADVIAGGLGLGEVRRLPELTERSFGPAEGMQAGPELEALRIPGGFRGAESEDEAADRGLAALEALAKEYSGSRVLVVAHGTLLRVSLSRAVGTALASIDNAVLNLAHHHAIDGWQLEYFNGEPVMAASQA is encoded by the coding sequence ATGACCCTCACCACCTTCGCCCTCATCCGCCACGGCCAGACAGACTGGAATGCGCAGCGCCGCCTGCAGGGATCCACGGACATTCCACTGAACGACGTCGGCCGGGCCCAGGCGCGTGATGCCGTTGACGTTTTGTCGGCGTACGAATGGGACGCCATTGTGTCCTCGCCGCTGAGCCGCGCTGCCGAAACCGCAGATGTGATAGCCGGCGGACTCGGGCTGGGCGAGGTCCGCCGCCTGCCGGAGCTCACGGAGCGGAGCTTCGGACCGGCGGAGGGAATGCAGGCGGGCCCGGAACTGGAGGCACTCCGCATCCCCGGGGGCTTCCGCGGCGCCGAAAGCGAGGACGAGGCAGCTGACCGCGGTCTCGCCGCCCTGGAGGCACTGGCCAAGGAGTACAGCGGCAGCCGTGTTCTCGTCGTCGCGCACGGAACACTGCTCCGGGTGAGCCTCAGCCGGGCCGTAGGGACCGCTTTGGCCAGCATCGACAACGCTGTGCTGAACCTGGCGCACCACCACGCGATCGACGGCTGGCAGCTCGAATACTTCAACGGCGAGCCGGTGATGGCGGCTAGCCAGGCCTGA
- a CDS encoding phosphoketolase family protein translates to MAGSMGQGELELVDRWWRAANYLSVGQIYLRSNPLLREPLQAEHTKSRLLGHWGTTPGLNFVYAHLNRIIRRDSAEMLFVAGPGHGGPAVVANAWLEGTYSEVYGHVGNDGDGMAELFRQFSYPGGIPSHAAPESPGSISEGGELGYSLAHAYGSVLDNPQLVTAVVIGDGEAETGPLAASWHSHNFLDPATDGAVLPILHLNGYKIANPTILARMPEEQLEQLLRGYGHEPYFVTVEDPDNTEQAHRDFADALERCMAGIRAIQDSRRSPRAGQDGADAAARWPMIVLRSPKGWTGPRVVDGLQVEGTWRSHQVPLSEVRTNGEHLKQLEGWLQSYRPEELFDGDGRLRPEVAEAAPTGAFRMSATPHANGGLLRKALRLPAYRDYAVEVPEPGTERVSPMVTLGSWMRDVISRNMETFRLFGPDETASNRLQDVYEVTDKVWQYRIDDADEHLARSGRVMEVLSEHLCQGWLEGYLLTGRHGVFNCYEAFIHIVDSMFNQHAKWLKVHRQLPWRQPVASLNYLLSSHVWQQDHNGFSHQDPGFIDHAVNKKAEVIRVYLPPDANTLLYVMDQCLASTDYVNIVVSGKQPSPTWLGPADAANHCRRGLGIWAFAGSEVPGEEPDVVMACAGDVPTVETVAAAELLREGAPGLKVRVVNVVDLMRLQDVSEHPHGLPARDFDGIFTADKPIIFAYHGYPALIHRLAYRRSNQDGLHVRGYKEEGTTTTPFDMAMLNGIDRFQLAIDAIDRVPGLAERHSLLRQHLQDRRMRAREHTRLHGEDPEEIRNWTLGGVGPAS, encoded by the coding sequence ATGGCCGGCAGCATGGGGCAGGGCGAACTTGAACTTGTGGACCGCTGGTGGCGCGCCGCCAACTACCTTTCCGTCGGGCAGATCTATCTCCGCTCCAACCCGCTCCTGCGCGAACCGCTGCAGGCCGAACACACCAAATCCCGGCTGCTGGGCCACTGGGGCACCACCCCCGGCCTGAACTTCGTCTATGCCCACCTGAACCGCATCATCCGCCGCGACTCCGCCGAGATGCTTTTTGTGGCGGGTCCCGGCCACGGCGGCCCCGCCGTCGTCGCCAATGCCTGGCTGGAAGGCACCTACTCCGAGGTCTACGGCCACGTGGGCAACGATGGCGACGGCATGGCCGAACTCTTCCGCCAGTTTTCCTACCCGGGCGGCATCCCCAGCCACGCGGCGCCGGAAAGCCCCGGCTCCATCAGCGAGGGCGGCGAACTCGGGTATTCCCTCGCCCACGCGTACGGCTCGGTCCTGGACAACCCCCAGCTGGTCACCGCCGTCGTGATTGGTGACGGCGAAGCGGAAACCGGCCCGCTGGCCGCCAGCTGGCACTCCCACAACTTCCTGGACCCGGCCACTGACGGTGCGGTGCTGCCCATCCTGCACCTGAACGGGTACAAAATCGCCAACCCCACCATCCTGGCCCGGATGCCCGAAGAGCAGCTGGAGCAGTTGCTGCGCGGTTACGGGCATGAGCCCTACTTCGTGACAGTGGAAGACCCGGACAACACGGAGCAGGCGCACCGCGACTTCGCGGATGCGCTGGAACGCTGCATGGCCGGCATCCGCGCCATCCAGGACTCACGGCGGTCTCCCCGGGCCGGACAGGACGGGGCGGATGCCGCTGCCCGTTGGCCCATGATCGTGCTGCGCTCGCCGAAAGGCTGGACCGGACCGCGCGTAGTGGACGGGCTGCAGGTTGAGGGGACGTGGCGCAGCCACCAGGTCCCGCTCTCCGAAGTCCGCACCAACGGGGAGCACCTGAAGCAGCTGGAAGGGTGGCTGCAGTCCTACCGCCCCGAGGAGCTGTTCGACGGCGACGGCAGGCTCCGGCCCGAGGTCGCCGAGGCCGCGCCCACGGGCGCTTTCCGGATGAGCGCAACGCCGCACGCCAACGGCGGACTGCTGCGGAAGGCGCTAAGGCTGCCTGCCTACCGGGACTACGCCGTCGAAGTCCCGGAGCCGGGGACCGAGCGCGTCAGCCCGATGGTCACGCTGGGCTCGTGGATGCGGGACGTCATCTCGCGGAACATGGAAACGTTCCGGCTCTTTGGCCCGGACGAGACCGCCTCCAACCGGCTGCAGGACGTCTACGAGGTCACGGACAAAGTATGGCAGTACAGGATTGACGACGCCGACGAGCACCTTGCGCGGTCCGGCCGCGTGATGGAGGTGCTCAGCGAACACCTGTGCCAGGGCTGGCTGGAAGGCTACCTCCTGACCGGACGCCACGGGGTCTTCAACTGTTACGAGGCCTTCATCCACATCGTCGACTCCATGTTCAACCAGCATGCCAAGTGGCTGAAGGTGCACCGGCAGCTGCCGTGGCGCCAGCCGGTGGCATCGCTGAACTACCTGCTGTCCTCCCACGTGTGGCAGCAGGACCACAACGGCTTCTCGCACCAGGACCCGGGCTTTATTGACCATGCCGTGAACAAGAAGGCGGAGGTCATCCGGGTATACCTGCCGCCGGACGCCAACACCCTGCTGTACGTCATGGACCAATGCCTGGCCTCCACCGACTACGTGAACATTGTGGTCAGCGGAAAGCAGCCCTCGCCCACCTGGCTGGGCCCCGCCGACGCCGCCAACCACTGCCGCCGGGGGCTGGGGATCTGGGCGTTCGCGGGGTCCGAGGTGCCCGGCGAGGAGCCCGACGTCGTGATGGCCTGCGCGGGTGACGTGCCCACCGTGGAGACCGTTGCGGCAGCCGAACTGCTCCGGGAAGGCGCGCCCGGACTGAAGGTCCGGGTGGTCAACGTGGTGGACCTGATGCGGCTGCAGGACGTGAGCGAGCACCCGCACGGGCTTCCGGCCCGGGATTTCGACGGGATCTTCACGGCGGACAAGCCCATCATCTTCGCCTACCACGGCTACCCCGCGCTGATCCACCGGCTTGCCTACCGCCGCTCCAACCAGGACGGCCTGCACGTGCGCGGCTACAAGGAAGAGGGGACCACCACCACGCCGTTCGACATGGCCATGCTGAACGGGATCGACCGGTTCCAGCTGGCCATCGACGCGATCGACCGCGTGCCCGGGCTGGCCGAGAGGCATTCCCTCCTCCGGCAGCACCTCCAGGACCGGCGGATGAGGGCCCGGGAACACACCCGGCTGCACGGGGAGGACCCGGAGGAGATCCGCAACTGGACCCTTGGCGGCGTGGGTCCCGCTAGCTGA
- a CDS encoding DUF429 domain-containing protein yields the protein MRTLGVDLAAATRKTAVAVLEWGKDSAGLVHLALDVGDQEIVELFGGAAMTGIDCPVGWPRALIPFLTGHLTFDADPVLAHDGIEGRRLLAYRDTDRFVTRRTGLIPLSVSADRLAHPAMRCAVIQAKIAALHGPQPRDGSGRLAEVYPAASLKLWGLVARGYKGRGTPETERLSILLANLRQQAPWLDLAGQEDRLAASDDLFDAVVASLTARAAAVGLTAPPDGAHAAAALDEGWIHLPSCGLAELVS from the coding sequence ATGCGGACTTTAGGCGTCGACCTGGCCGCGGCCACCAGGAAAACCGCCGTGGCGGTCCTCGAATGGGGCAAGGATTCCGCCGGCCTGGTGCACCTGGCGCTGGATGTGGGCGACCAGGAGATCGTGGAACTGTTTGGCGGCGCCGCCATGACGGGGATCGACTGCCCGGTGGGGTGGCCTCGGGCCCTGATCCCGTTCCTCACCGGGCACCTTACCTTCGACGCCGACCCCGTGCTTGCGCATGACGGCATCGAAGGCCGGCGGCTGCTTGCCTACCGTGACACGGACAGGTTCGTCACCCGCCGGACCGGACTGATCCCCCTCAGCGTCTCCGCGGACCGGCTGGCGCACCCGGCCATGCGGTGCGCGGTGATCCAGGCAAAGATCGCGGCGCTCCACGGCCCCCAGCCCAGGGACGGATCGGGACGCCTCGCGGAGGTCTATCCGGCTGCTTCCCTGAAACTGTGGGGACTGGTCGCCCGCGGCTACAAAGGACGGGGGACCCCGGAAACCGAGCGGCTTTCCATACTCCTCGCGAACCTGCGGCAGCAGGCCCCCTGGCTGGACCTGGCCGGGCAGGAGGACAGGCTTGCAGCCTCGGACGACCTGTTCGACGCCGTCGTCGCATCCCTCACCGCCCGCGCGGCCGCCGTCGGGCTTACCGCGCCCCCTGACGGCGCGCACGCCGCAGCCGCCCTCGACGAGGGGTGGATCCACCTGCCCTCCTGCGGGCTGGCGGAACTCGTCAGCTAG
- a CDS encoding carboxylesterase family protein, whose translation MVSSAPVFNPPCGPVTGWRDGDVVRATGIPYATAGRFQPPAPAPGWTVPFAATSPAPACPQGPVPFLDDVLGTRYGELPGSEDCQNLSITMPAGLASGEQLPVMVWIHGGSYTTGSGDLAIFDPAALVSENRVVVVSVTYRLGLFGFLATRTGRPGNLGLLDQLEAFRWVQRNIAAFGGDPGRVTAFGQSAGGDAIAHLMATAEAPSLFQRAIIQSAPLGISRGRAKMNHAMGIVAEAVDEDTPAMDIVEREDHVAQVARKFGMLAAMPFGTQYGHAPLPAEPDIEAAWNRAAPGVEVLIGHTSEEARLFLPRSPYLSRLARVPLVGSAAVRAIDWVVTETVYAKAARRFARRHARAGGKAHRYVLSWHAPGNIFGAAHTVDLPLLFGNRNTWDGVGLIAGASWDEVNAAGRELRALWARFARGDDLGKHGTIPGTLRYRAA comes from the coding sequence TTGGTGAGCTCAGCGCCAGTCTTCAACCCGCCCTGCGGTCCTGTCACCGGCTGGCGGGACGGGGACGTCGTCCGCGCAACCGGGATCCCTTACGCCACCGCCGGACGTTTCCAGCCTCCCGCCCCGGCGCCTGGCTGGACGGTTCCGTTTGCCGCCACCTCCCCCGCGCCCGCCTGCCCGCAGGGGCCGGTGCCGTTCCTCGATGACGTCCTGGGCACCCGCTACGGGGAGCTGCCGGGGAGCGAGGACTGCCAGAACCTTTCCATCACCATGCCCGCCGGCCTTGCCTCCGGCGAACAGCTCCCCGTGATGGTCTGGATCCACGGCGGCTCCTACACCACCGGCTCGGGCGACCTCGCCATCTTCGACCCCGCGGCGCTGGTGTCCGAGAACCGGGTGGTGGTGGTCTCTGTGACGTACCGCCTGGGGCTGTTCGGCTTCCTGGCGACCCGCACCGGCCGGCCGGGGAACCTGGGCCTCCTGGACCAGCTTGAGGCATTCCGCTGGGTGCAGCGGAACATTGCCGCGTTCGGCGGCGACCCCGGCCGGGTGACGGCCTTCGGCCAGTCGGCCGGAGGTGACGCGATCGCGCACCTCATGGCCACAGCCGAAGCACCGTCCCTCTTCCAGCGGGCCATCATCCAAAGCGCCCCGCTGGGAATCTCCCGCGGCAGGGCGAAAATGAACCATGCCATGGGCATCGTTGCCGAGGCCGTGGACGAGGACACCCCCGCCATGGACATCGTTGAGCGGGAGGACCACGTTGCCCAGGTAGCCCGGAAATTCGGCATGCTGGCCGCCATGCCTTTCGGAACCCAGTATGGCCACGCGCCGCTGCCGGCGGAGCCGGATATTGAAGCCGCCTGGAACCGCGCCGCGCCCGGCGTTGAGGTGCTGATCGGGCATACGTCCGAGGAAGCACGGCTGTTCCTGCCCCGCAGCCCCTACCTCAGCCGGCTGGCGCGCGTCCCGCTGGTGGGGTCTGCCGCCGTCCGCGCCATTGACTGGGTGGTCACCGAGACCGTCTATGCGAAGGCGGCGCGGAGGTTCGCCCGGCGCCATGCCCGGGCTGGCGGGAAGGCCCACCGCTACGTCCTGAGCTGGCATGCCCCGGGAAACATCTTCGGCGCTGCCCACACTGTTGACCTCCCGCTGCTTTTCGGCAACCGGAACACGTGGGACGGCGTGGGCCTGATTGCCGGCGCCAGCTGGGATGAGGTCAACGCGGCAGGACGCGAGCTGCGGGCGCTCTGGGCACGGTTCGCCCGCGGCGATGACCTCGGCAAACACGGCACCATCCCGGGAACGCTGCGCTACCGGGCAGCGTGA
- a CDS encoding inorganic diphosphatase, with translation MKHDVTIEIPKGSRVKYEVDHETGRVRLDRVLFTSMQYPTHYGYFENTLGEDGDPLDALVLLQDFDLHPGVIVESRPIGVFNMTDDGGGDAKILCVPVDARFDHIQEVSDVNDFLIKEIEHFFTRYKDLEPGKWVKAEGWGDRAAAEAELEASIKRYVPTKH, from the coding sequence ATGAAGCATGACGTGACCATCGAGATCCCCAAGGGATCACGCGTCAAGTATGAAGTTGACCACGAGACCGGCCGCGTCCGCCTGGACCGCGTCCTCTTCACCTCCATGCAGTACCCCACGCACTACGGATACTTCGAGAACACCCTCGGCGAGGATGGCGACCCGTTGGATGCGCTGGTGCTGCTGCAGGACTTCGACCTGCACCCGGGCGTCATCGTTGAGTCCCGCCCCATCGGCGTCTTCAACATGACGGACGACGGCGGCGGAGACGCCAAGATCCTCTGCGTGCCGGTGGACGCCCGCTTCGACCACATCCAGGAGGTCAGCGACGTCAACGACTTCCTGATCAAGGAGATCGAGCACTTCTTCACCCGCTACAAGGACCTGGAGCCGGGCAAGTGGGTCAAGGCCGAGGGCTGGGGCGACCGCGCTGCCGCCGAGGCCGAGCTGGAAGCTTCCATCAAGCGTTACGTGCCCACCAAGCACTGA
- the dacB gene encoding D-alanyl-D-alanine carboxypeptidase/D-alanyl-D-alanine-endopeptidase: MTKTIGTDRQYGRVRQAALRGVTGLRRSWLLVLLAALLVALSVPAALLVAPGFLGPEAPAPAPPAPAWQQAPATLSARPGLATLDPSADVPARAAVTAQLDPLLKADGGGTFTALVQDALTGEVLFDRGGSEGRVPASNMKLLTAVAALRSLGPGHRFSTTVVAGPVPGQVVLVGGGDVLLGPGESNPERAMGRAGLASLAAGTVEALKADGAAGELKVLVDDSLFSGPALNPAWDSGDVAAGEVAPLFPLALNSARYDPAVTTGARPQDSAMAAAEEFAARLRTAGAAAGLTVAAAVERSPQPAGAGAAAARAAATAAPGEDSSEPRLLAEVQSATVAEQVDVMLQDSDNYLAEALGRLTALADGLPGSNDGATAAVRAQISAAGLATDALKLVDVCGLAMGNQVSARQFTEAVRAITSGTDPRLRAALDGFPVAGLTGTLDTRYGGDATAGGAGLVRAKTGTLNTVLALSGYVVDADGRLLVFSFIGNGLTPGAAGNKEALDRAATALAGCGCR, from the coding sequence ATGACCAAGACAATCGGCACGGACCGGCAGTACGGCCGTGTCCGGCAGGCAGCGCTGAGGGGCGTCACCGGTCTGCGGAGGTCCTGGCTGCTGGTCCTGCTGGCGGCCCTCCTGGTTGCCCTTTCCGTCCCGGCGGCCCTGCTGGTGGCCCCCGGCTTCCTGGGTCCCGAGGCCCCTGCCCCCGCTCCGCCCGCGCCCGCATGGCAGCAGGCTCCCGCCACGCTCTCTGCCCGGCCGGGCCTGGCCACACTCGACCCTTCGGCGGACGTCCCGGCCCGGGCCGCCGTCACGGCGCAGCTGGATCCGCTGTTAAAGGCCGACGGCGGCGGAACGTTCACCGCGCTGGTCCAGGATGCGCTGACCGGCGAGGTCCTGTTTGACCGCGGCGGATCGGAAGGCCGCGTTCCGGCGTCCAACATGAAACTGCTCACTGCCGTCGCCGCCCTGCGGTCCCTGGGGCCCGGGCACCGTTTCAGCACAACTGTTGTTGCCGGGCCGGTGCCCGGGCAGGTGGTGCTGGTGGGCGGCGGGGACGTGCTCCTGGGGCCTGGCGAGTCGAACCCCGAACGGGCAATGGGACGCGCCGGCCTGGCATCCCTGGCTGCCGGCACGGTGGAGGCGCTGAAGGCTGACGGCGCGGCGGGGGAGCTCAAGGTCCTCGTGGACGACTCCCTTTTCTCCGGACCCGCGCTGAACCCGGCCTGGGACAGCGGGGATGTGGCCGCCGGCGAAGTGGCACCCTTGTTCCCCCTGGCCCTGAACTCAGCCCGGTACGATCCCGCTGTCACCACCGGTGCACGCCCGCAGGACTCCGCCATGGCTGCCGCCGAGGAGTTTGCCGCCCGGCTGCGGACGGCAGGCGCCGCCGCGGGACTCACTGTGGCAGCCGCCGTCGAACGTTCACCCCAGCCGGCGGGAGCAGGCGCCGCGGCAGCCCGCGCGGCGGCAACGGCCGCTCCCGGGGAGGATTCCAGTGAACCGAGGCTGCTGGCGGAGGTGCAGTCCGCCACCGTGGCCGAACAGGTGGACGTGATGCTGCAGGACTCTGACAACTACCTGGCGGAAGCATTGGGCCGGCTCACGGCACTGGCGGACGGGCTGCCCGGCAGCAACGACGGCGCCACGGCGGCAGTCCGTGCGCAGATCTCCGCAGCCGGCCTCGCCACGGATGCCCTGAAGCTGGTGGACGTCTGTGGACTGGCTATGGGCAACCAGGTCTCGGCCCGGCAGTTTACCGAGGCGGTGCGGGCCATCACCTCGGGCACGGACCCCAGGCTGCGGGCCGCGCTGGACGGATTCCCGGTGGCCGGCCTGACCGGAACCCTGGACACCCGCTACGGCGGCGATGCCACTGCCGGCGGTGCCGGGCTGGTGCGGGCCAAGACCGGCACGCTGAACACAGTGCTCGCATTGAGCGGCTATGTGGTTGACGCGGACGGCAGGCTGCTGGTCTTTTCCTTCATCGGCAACGGGCTCACCCCCGGGGCTGCGGGCAACAAGGAAGCCCTGGACCGCGCCGCCACCGCGCTCGCAGGCTGCGGCTGCCGGTAG
- a CDS encoding zinc-dependent metalloprotease, translating into MEPTARESSTQTLSATAQSLINWDLAASTAARLAPAGPVLSEAAMGEAVDSLRRLADVSVEHVHQITGLEAARDLRDSSVLVVDRASWAKANTQSFAVMLKPAMEKMLESRRGTLSPGAASVSGAITGSQLGAVLAFLASKVLGQYDPFAALAEGSTAPAGGRLLLVAPNIVAVERELNVAPEDFRLWVCLHEQTHRVQFAAAPWLRHHMLEQIDELSVHLLGNVDSLMERATAAARSLKDRTASGNTPGRGAILDLLQDPEEKAAISHLTAVMSLLEGHANVVMDAVDASIIPSVKTIRQRFNDRGKDRGVIEKFIRSLLGLDAKMRQYSDGARFVRAVVDVAGMEGFNKVWESADHLPTEPEIHDAKLWLDRMGL; encoded by the coding sequence ATGGAGCCCACTGCACGCGAGTCGTCAACCCAGACGTTGTCCGCCACGGCACAGTCCTTGATCAACTGGGACCTCGCCGCCTCCACCGCCGCACGCCTGGCCCCGGCCGGGCCCGTGCTCAGCGAGGCCGCCATGGGTGAGGCCGTGGACAGCCTGCGCCGCCTGGCGGATGTGTCCGTTGAGCACGTCCACCAGATCACCGGGCTGGAGGCGGCACGCGACCTCCGGGACTCCTCCGTGCTGGTGGTGGACCGGGCGTCATGGGCCAAGGCAAACACGCAGAGCTTCGCGGTGATGCTCAAGCCTGCCATGGAAAAGATGCTGGAAAGCCGGCGCGGCACGCTGAGCCCCGGCGCCGCCAGCGTCAGCGGGGCCATCACCGGGAGCCAGCTCGGCGCCGTCCTGGCATTCCTGGCCAGCAAGGTCCTGGGGCAGTACGATCCCTTCGCCGCACTCGCGGAAGGCTCCACCGCCCCTGCCGGCGGCAGGCTCCTCCTTGTTGCCCCGAACATCGTGGCCGTGGAGCGCGAACTCAACGTCGCGCCTGAGGATTTCCGCCTCTGGGTGTGCCTGCACGAGCAGACCCACCGCGTGCAGTTCGCAGCCGCCCCCTGGCTGCGGCACCACATGCTTGAGCAGATCGACGAACTCAGCGTTCACCTGCTGGGCAACGTCGACTCCCTGATGGAGCGGGCCACCGCCGCCGCACGCTCCCTCAAGGACCGCACCGCCTCCGGAAACACCCCCGGCCGCGGTGCCATCCTGGACCTCCTCCAGGACCCGGAGGAAAAGGCGGCCATCTCCCACCTCACCGCCGTGATGAGCCTCCTCGAAGGCCACGCGAACGTGGTGATGGATGCCGTGGACGCCAGCATCATCCCGTCCGTAAAGACCATCCGGCAGCGGTTCAACGACCGCGGCAAGGACCGCGGCGTGATCGAAAAGTTCATCCGCAGCCTCCTTGGCCTGGACGCCAAAATGCGCCAATACTCGGACGGCGCCAGGTTTGTGCGGGCCGTGGTGGATGTGGCCGGCATGGAAGGCTTTAACAAGGTGTGGGAGTCCGCAGACCACCTGCCCACCGAGCCGGAGATCCACGACGCCAAGTTGTGGCTTGACCGGATGGGACTCTGA
- the tilS gene encoding tRNA lysidine(34) synthetase TilS, which translates to MAPVVGKARKALQDALAQAGYPRHVLVACSGGPDSLALAAVAAYFARRGHVDGHPVTVGAVVVDHQLQEGSAGVAAETARTLRDLGLAPVEIRAVTVATAGMGPEAAAREARHEALEAAAAGQGAGAILLGHTLDDQAEQVLLGLARGSGTRSLAGMRPERGLLLRPFLGLRRADTEEICEVEQLQPWHDPTNSDPAFARSRTRVEVLPHLEEKLGPGVAESLARTASILQLDADYLEDVAETTFSALVERDGAEVSLPEEALRALAPAIRYRVIAKAAADVGGQQPGYQRLLAAEALLRRQGSAGPVELPGGVSAYRLSLAELEAAGTVGGPAATDNANPVPREAARCGKLVFRPQKPPAK; encoded by the coding sequence CTGGCGCCCGTCGTCGGCAAGGCGCGTAAGGCGCTCCAGGACGCCTTGGCGCAGGCGGGTTACCCGCGGCATGTCCTGGTGGCCTGCAGCGGCGGGCCGGACTCCCTGGCGCTGGCCGCCGTCGCCGCCTACTTTGCCCGGCGCGGGCACGTGGACGGCCACCCGGTCACGGTGGGAGCGGTGGTGGTGGACCACCAGCTGCAGGAAGGGTCCGCAGGCGTGGCTGCGGAAACCGCGCGGACACTGCGGGACCTGGGGCTGGCGCCCGTGGAGATCCGTGCCGTGACGGTGGCAACGGCCGGCATGGGTCCGGAGGCAGCGGCCCGGGAAGCCCGGCATGAAGCGCTTGAAGCCGCCGCCGCCGGCCAGGGCGCCGGAGCCATCCTGCTGGGCCACACGCTGGACGACCAGGCGGAACAGGTGCTCCTTGGCCTGGCCCGCGGCTCCGGCACGCGCTCCCTTGCCGGCATGAGGCCGGAGCGGGGACTCCTGCTGCGGCCGTTCCTGGGGCTCCGCCGGGCGGATACGGAGGAGATCTGCGAGGTGGAGCAGCTGCAGCCCTGGCACGATCCCACCAACTCGGACCCGGCCTTCGCGCGTTCCCGTACCCGGGTGGAAGTGCTCCCTCACCTTGAGGAAAAACTGGGCCCCGGCGTCGCCGAATCCCTCGCCCGGACCGCTTCAATCCTCCAGCTGGACGCCGACTACCTTGAGGACGTGGCGGAAACCACGTTCTCGGCGCTCGTTGAACGGGACGGCGCCGAAGTGAGCCTCCCGGAGGAGGCCTTGCGCGCCCTCGCCCCGGCCATCAGGTACCGCGTCATCGCCAAGGCGGCGGCCGACGTCGGCGGGCAGCAGCCCGGCTACCAGCGCCTTTTGGCGGCGGAGGCGCTGCTGCGGAGGCAGGGCTCGGCCGGGCCGGTGGAGCTGCCCGGCGGGGTGAGCGCCTACCGCCTGTCCCTCGCGGAGCTGGAGGCGGCGGGAACCGTAGGCGGCCCGGCCGCAACCGATAACGCCAACCCCGTTCCCCGCGAAGCGGCCCGCTGTGGGAAGCTAGTATTCCGGCCTCAAAAACCGCCCGCAAAATAG
- the hpt gene encoding hypoxanthine phosphoribosyltransferase translates to MDSNDVQADLKHVLYTKEQIQQRITELAEQIDKDYEGREILIVGVLKGAVMVMADLARALHSHISMDWMAVSSYGSGTQSSGVVRILKDLDTDLMGKDVLIVEDIIDSGLTLSWLKTNLESRGTASVEICTAFRKPTAAKVEIDVKYVGYDIPNEFVVGYGLDYAEKYRNLDFVGTLAPHVYE, encoded by the coding sequence GTGGATTCAAACGACGTCCAGGCAGACCTCAAGCACGTTCTCTACACCAAGGAACAGATCCAGCAGCGCATCACGGAGCTGGCTGAGCAGATCGACAAGGACTATGAGGGCCGCGAAATCCTCATCGTGGGCGTGCTCAAGGGTGCGGTGATGGTCATGGCGGACCTGGCCCGGGCGCTGCACAGCCACATCTCCATGGACTGGATGGCGGTGTCCTCCTACGGCTCAGGCACCCAGTCCTCCGGAGTGGTCCGGATCCTGAAGGACCTGGACACGGACCTGATGGGCAAGGACGTGCTGATCGTCGAGGACATCATCGATTCCGGCCTCACCCTGTCCTGGCTCAAGACCAACCTGGAATCCCGCGGCACCGCCTCCGTGGAGATCTGCACCGCTTTCCGCAAGCCCACTGCCGCGAAGGTGGAGATCGACGTCAAGTACGTCGGCTACGACATCCCCAACGAGTTCGTGGTGGGCTACGGCCTGGACTACGCGGAGAAGTACCGCAACCTGGACTTCGTGGGCACCCTGGCCCCGCACGTCTACGAGTAG